One Rosa chinensis cultivar Old Blush chromosome 5, RchiOBHm-V2, whole genome shotgun sequence genomic region harbors:
- the LOC112166677 gene encoding pentatricopeptide repeat-containing protein At1g30610, chloroplastic: protein MELSNGQVGFCNFQRNGILATNCSPKPFPLSGFLICGRTIFRIGLEEKNVKKSRVSGIRTLNRGTVISAVAKEGTDNRSVGSEILEKDFEFKPSFDQCLKVMGSVKLRSDKDKSSRPKEDNPKHNMRNRNVSRRQLSEANEERVKSGESERQLDRGNVSKVAKLYENANGTTEQSKRLRVRGYKDEYDSRQSDMDEKEKMKIRGDTSDGKWSRYTGRPEQELDFNSGKGALARNAKESPRDYKSTGQDFERRKSGVRSEDGFERYRISAEKATDNRAFSPRSGNSTKNGRDFPRRDYDERAAFKNFDEFSDIMDKPRVSQMQMEERIQKLAKSLNGANIDMPEWMFSKMMRSAQIRFTDHSILRVIQILGKFGNWRRVLQVIEWLQMRERFKSHKLRYIYTTALDVLGKARRPVEALNVFHAMLQQLSSYPDLVAYHSIAITLGQAGHMKELFDVIDTMRSPPKKKFKTGALGKWDPRLEPDVIVYNAVLNACVQRKQWEGAFWVLEQLKKQGVQPATTTYGLVMEVMFACGKYNLVHEFFKKMQKSSIPNALTYRVIVNTLWREDKIDEAVQTVHNMERRGIVGSAALYYDFARCLCSDGRCQEALMQIEKICKVANKPLVVTYTGLIQACLDAGSIESGAYVFNQMENFCSPNLVTCNIMLKGYLDHGMYEEAKQLFQKMLEDGYNISSKSGYELRVTPDIYTFNTLLEACITEKRWDDFESFYKRMLQSGYNFNIKRHLRMILDACKAGKGELLDITWVHLTEADRIPPPALIKERFCKKLEEDNYSVAISCIARTNADDLQAFSKTAWLNLFKENGERFQKDTLLQLVREVSILTAKSDVANPVFENLMTCCRELDRTGARTGDFKPNESVCTVQTEPAY, encoded by the exons ATGGAATTGTCAAATGGGCAAGTGGGGTtctgtaattttcaaagaaatGGGATTTTGGCTACGAATTGTAGCCCAAAGCCATTTCCTTTATCTGGGTTTTTGATTTGTGGGAGAACCATTTTCCGCATTGGCTTAGAGGAGAAGAATGTGAAGAAGAGTCGGGTTTCTGGTATTAGAACATTGAACCGTGGAACTGTAATTAGTGCTGTGGCGAAGGAAGGGACTGATAACCGGTCAGTTGGTAGTGAAATTCTGGAGAAAGATTTTGAATTTAAGCCATCGTTTGATCAATGCTTGAAGGTTATGGGGTCTGTTAAGCTTAGAAGTGACAAAGATAAGAGCAGCCGGCCAAAAGAAGATAATCCAAAGCATAATATGAGGAATAGAAATGTTTCCAGAAGACAGTTGTCTGAGGCAAATGAAGAGCGTGTAAAATCGGGGGAGTCTGAAAGGCAATTGGATCGAGGGAATGTGTCAAAAGTTGCGAAACTATATGAAAATGCTAATGGAACCACGGAACAAAGCAAAAGGCTACGAGTTAGAGGATATAAGGATGAATATGATAGCAGGCAGAGTGACATGgatgaaaaggaaaagatgaAGATAAGGGGAGATACAAGTGATGGAAAATGGTCGAGATATACTGGTAGACCAGAACAAGAATTGGACTTCAACTCGGGAAAGGGTGCATTGGCACGAAATGCTAAAGAAAGCCCAAGAGATTACAAGTCAACTGGTCAAGACTTTGAGAGAAGGAAAAGTGGTGTTAGAAGTGAAGATGGATTTGAGAGGTACCGCATCAGTGCTGAGAAAGCCACTGATAATAGAGCTTTCTCTCCTAGAAGTGGAAATTCAACCAAGAACGGAAGAGATTTCCCTAGGAGAGACTATGATGAAAGAGCTGCATTTAAGAATTTTGATGAATTCAGTGATATTATGGACAAGCCACGAGTTTCACAAATGCAAATGGAGGAGAGAATCCAGAAGCTAGCAAAATC GCTGAATGGTGCAAACATCGACATGCCTGAGTGGATGTTTTCAAAGATGATGCGAAGTGCACAAATCAGATTCACAGATCATTCAATACTTAGAGTTATTCAGATATTAGGAAAATTCGGAAACTGGAGACGAGTGTTACAAGTCATTGAGTGGCTTCAAATGCGTGAGCGCTTCAAATCTCACAAGCTCAG ATACATATATACAACTGCTCTTGATGTACTTGGAAAGGCAAGGAGACCTGTGGAGGCACTAAATGTATTTCATGCAATGCTG CAACAACTATCATCATATCCTGACTTGGTAGCTTATCATTCCATTGCCATTACTCTTGGACAAGCGGGCCATATGAAAGAACTATTTGATGTGATTGATACTATGCGGTCTCCTCCCAAGAAGAAATTCAAGACTGGAGCACTTGGGAAGTGGGATCCTCGGTTGGAACCAGATGTCATTGTCTACAATGCA GTACTAAATGCTTGTGTTCAGCGGAAACAATGGGAAGGAGCATTTTGGGTTTTGGAGCAGTTAAAGAAACAAGGTGTGCAGCCTGCCACTACAACATATGGACTTGTCATGGAG GTGATGTTTGCATGTGGCAAGTACAATTTGGTTCACGAGTTTTTTAAGAAGATGCAGAAATCTTCTATACCAAATGCTTTAACTTACAGAG TTATTGTGAATACTCTTTGGAGAGAAGATAAAATAGACGAGGCTGTACAGACTGTTCACAATATGGAAAGACGAGGAATAGTAGGTTCTGCAGCTCTTTATTATGACTTCGCTCGATGTCTTTGTAGTGATGGAAGGTGTCAAGAAGCACTAATGCAG aTTGAGAAGATATGTAAGGTTGCAAATAAGCCTTTAGTAGTGACTTACACTGGTTTAATTCAAGCTTGTTTGGATGCTGGAAGCATTGAAAGTGGGGCATATGTCTTCAACCAAATGGAGAACTTCTGTTCCCCAAATCTGGTCACTTGCAACATAATGCTGAAAGGCTACTTGGACCATGGGATGTATGAAGAAGCAAAACAGCTGTTCCAAAAGATGTTGGAAGATGGGTACAATATCAGCAGCAAATCTGGTTATGAGCTGCGGGTGACACCGGATATCTATACATTCAACACTTTGTTAGAAGCATGCATCACAGAGAAAAGGTGGGATGATTTTGAGTCTTTCTACAAAAGGATGCTGCAAAGTGGATATAACTTCAATATTAAACGACATCTTCGGATGATATTGGATGCTTGCAAAGCAGGAAAG GGTGAGCTACTGGATATAACCTGGGTGCACTTGACCGAGGCAGACCGAATTCCACCCCCCGCTCTCATCAAGGAAAGGTTTTGCAAAAAGCTGGAGGAAGATAACTATTCTGTTGCTATCTCCTGCATTGCCAGAACGAATGCCGATGATCTGCAGGCATTCTCAAAGACAGCATGGTTGAATTTGTTCAAGGAAAATGGAGAAAGGTTTCAGAAAGACACTCTTCTGCAGTTAGTTCGTGAGGTTAGCATTCTTACTGCCAAAAGTGATGTGGCGAACCCTGTATTTGAAAACCTTATGACGTGTTGTAGAGAACTTGATAGAACTGGTGCGAGGACAGGTGACTTTAAACCAAATGAAAGTGTATGTACTGTTCAAACTGAACCAGCTTATTAA
- the LOC112203186 gene encoding probable protein phosphatase 2C 55 — protein sequence MVCGSFYLPKESENRSLLGEDAQFICAKENTIGVADGVGGWAKYGVDAGEYARKLMDNSVMAVHNQHRKSGDVDVDPIQILHEAYGNTKNIAGTSTACIVTLSNEGRALHAVNVGDSGFMLFRDKKCVYISPIRQSYFNCPLQLGTGSGYTPQSATEIKVRVLRPGDVIVLGTDGLLDNVSPGEIEKVLEENTIEGFVEPEMLAWIIAERLALRNSEDAGRLTPFSIAAHKAGVEHIGGKRDDITVIVGQILAA from the coding sequence ATGGTCTGTGGGTCTTTTTATTTGCCCAAAGAAAGTGAAAATCGATCGCTACTAGGCGAAGACGCTCAATTCATTTGTGCAAAAGAGAACACCATTGGTGTTGCGGATGGTGTTGGCGGGTGGGCTAAGTATGGCGTAGATGCTGGAGAGTATGCAAGGAAGCTCATGGACAACTCAGTCATGGCTGTACATAACCAACATAGAAAATCTGGAGATGTTGATGTCGATCCGATACAAATCTTGCATGAAGCCTACGGAAACACCAAGAATATTGCTGGGACATCAACAGCTTGCATCGTCACGCTTAGTAACGAAGGTAGAGCCTTGCATGCTGTGAATGTTGGGGATAGTGGTTTCATGCTGTTTAGAGACAAGAAGTGTGTGTACATTTCGCCAATTCGACAGAGTTACTTTAACTGTCCTCTTCAATTGGGGACAGGATCAGGATATACTCCCCAGTCGGCTACTGAGATTAAAGTTAGGGTACTTCGGCCGGGAGATGTCATAGTTCTTGGGACAGATGGGTTACTGGACAATGTGTCGCCGGGAGAAATAGAGAAAGTTCTGGAGGAGAATACCATAGAAGGTTTTGTGGAACCGGAGATGTTGGCATGGATCATAGCAGAGAGGCTGGCTTTACGCAACTCCGAGGATGCAGGAAGGTTGACTCCTTTTTCAATTGCAGCTCATAAGGCCGGAGTCGAGCACATTGGAGGTAAGAGGGATGATATCACGGTCATTGTAGGTCAAATACTTGCAGCGTAG
- the LOC112165656 gene encoding protein fluG → MDFTALRAAVEEAELVDAHAHNIVATDSSFPFISAFSEANADALSYAPHSLSFKRSLKEVAELYGCDKCLDAVEEHRRVAGLEAISSRCFEAARISALLIDDGLRLDKMHDIDWHRSFAPVVGRILRIESLAEQILSEELPGGSSWTLDVFTEAFVGKLKSFADNIFGLKSIAAYRSGLEISTHVTRKDVEEGLSEVIQAGKPVRISNKSLIDYIFTRSLEVALLFDLPMQIHTGFGDKDLDLRLSNPLHLRAVLEDKRFSKSRIVLLHASYPFSKEASYLASVYPQVYLDCGLAIPKLSVHGMVSSLKELLELAPIKKVMFSTDGYAFPETFYLGAKKARDVVFSVLCDACADGDLSIPEAIEAAKDIFSQNAVQFYKIDRAVKASGSANSVSSNFVKVKSNDSENYVSLVRVFWADASGQQRCRVVPAKRFNDIVTKNGIGLTFACMGMTSFTDGPADETNLTGVGEIRLVPDLSTKRRIPWVEQEEMVLANMHLKPGEAWEYCPREALRRVSKILKDEFNLVMNAGFENEFFLLKSMLRDGKEEWVPFDSTPYCSPSSYDAASPLFHKVLAALQSLNITVEQLHAESGKGQFEVVLGHTACQHAADNLIYTREVIRAIARKHGLLATFVPKYALDEIGSGAHVHLSLWQNGTNVFMASGGSSQHGMSKVGEEFMAGVLYHLPAILAFTAPIPNSYDRIQPNTWSGAYKCWGKENREAPLRTACPPGVQAGLVSNFEIKSFDGCANPHLGLAAILAAGIDGLRRHLCLPEPIDTNPSSLEGEIQRLPTSLLESLEALKEDDLFKEFIGEKLLVAIKGVRKAEFDYYEKHKDAYKQLIHRY, encoded by the exons atggatttCACGGCGCTGCGGGCGGCGGTGGAGGAGGCGGAGCTAGTCGACGCCCACGCCCACAACATCGTCGCCACCGACTCCTCCTTCCCCTTCATCAGTGCCTTCTCCGAAGCCAACGCCGATGCCTTATCTTACGCACCCCATTCCCTCTCCTTCAAG AGAAGTCTGAAGGAGGTTGCGGAGCTGTACGGCTGTGACAAGTGCTTGGATGCCGTTGAGGAGCATCGGAGAGTCGCCGGATTGGAGGCCATTAGCTCCAGATGCTTTGAGGCTGCGAGAATCTCTGCGTTACTTATTGATGATGGACTGAGGCTGGACAAAATGCATGACATAGATTGGCATAGGAGTTTCGCTCCTGTGGTTGGGAGAATTCTGAGGATTGAGTCTCTGGCTGAGCAGATTCTTAGTGAG gaGTTGCCAGGTGGATCTTCTTGGACATTGGATGTGTTCACTGAAGCATTTGTTGGAAAGTTGAAGTC ATTTGCTGATAACATTTTTGGCTTGAAAAGTATAGCTGCCTATCGCAGCGGTCTGGAAATTAGTACACATGTCACTAGGAAAGATGTTGAGGAAGGTCTTTCTGAGGTTATACAGG CTGGAAAGCCTGTTCGCATATCAAATAAAAGTTTGATCGACTATATTTTCACTCGTAGTTTGGAGGTTGCTCTACTTTTTGACTTGCCAATGCAGATACACACAGG TTTTGGCGACAAAGATTTGGACTTGAGGCTATCCAATCCCCTTCATCTCCGGGCTGTGCTTGAGGACAAGAGATTTTCTAAAAGCCGCATTGTTCTTTTACATGCATCCTACCCGTTTTCAAAGGAAGCATCATATCTAGCCTCTGTTTATCCCCAG GTCTACCTCGACTGTGGCTTGGCTATACCCAAGCTCAGTGTCCACGGGATGGTATCTTCACTAAAGGAACTTTTGGAGCTTGCTCCAATTAAGAAG GTCATGTTCAGCACTGATGGATATGCATTTCCTGAAACTTTCTACTTAG GTGCAAAAAAGGCACGTGACGTTGTCTTTTCAGTTCTATGTGATGCCTGTGCCGATGGTGATCTCTCAATTCCGGAAGCTATTGAGGCTGCTAAAGACATCTTTTCACAAAATGCAGTTCAGTTTTACAAGATTGATCGTGCTGTCAAAGCTTCTGGTTCAGCCAATAGTGTGTCCTCTAACTTTGTGAAGGTGAAGAGTAATGACTCGGAAAATTATGTCTCACTTGTTCGTGTTTTCTGGGCTGATGCATCAGGACAACAAAGATGTCGT GTTGTTCCTGCTAAGCGGTTCAATGACATCGTTACAAAAAATGGCAttggtttgacttttgcttgtATGGGAATGACTTCTTTCACTGATGGTCCAGCTGATGAGACTAATTTGACTGGAGTGGGTGAGATCAGACTCGTGCCTGATTTATCGACTAAACGGAGAATTCCATG GGTAGAACAAGAGGAAATGGTTTTGGCCAACATGCATCTTAAACCAGGTGAAGCATGGGAATACTGCCCAAGAGAGGCCTTACGGAGGGTTTCAAAAATATTGAAAGACGAATTCAATTTG GTAATGAATGCAGGAtttgaaaatgaattttttcTCTTGAAGAGTATGCTAAG GGACGGGAAAGAAGAATGGGTACCATTTGACTCAACACCCTACTGTTCCCCATCATCATATGATGCTGCTTCCCCTTTGTTTCACAAAGTTCTTGCTGCTCTCCAGTCCTTGAATATTACTGTAGAACAG TTACATGCAGAAAGTGGGAAAGGTCAATTTGAGGTGGTTCTAGGGCACACAGCTTGCCAGCATGCTGCTGACAACTTGATTTATACCCGTGAAGTTATTAGGGCCATTGCAAGGAAACACGGATTGTTGGCAACCTTTGTCCCAAA GTATGCGCTAGATGAGATTGGCTCTGGAGCCCATGTACATCTCAGTTTGTGGCAGAATGGCACAAATGTATTCATGGCATCTGGTGGATCATCTCAGCATGGAATGTCCAAGGTTGGGGAGGAATTTATGGCAGGGGTTTTATATCATCTCCCAGCAATTTTGGCATTTACAGCTCCAATTCCAAATAG TTACGACCGGATACAACCTAATACTTGGAGTGGAGCATACAAGTGCTGGGGAAAAGAAAACAGGGAAGCTCCATTAAGAACTGCATGCCCACCTGGAGTTCAAGCTGGTCTGGTGAGCAACTTTGAGATCAAGTCATTTGATGGGTGTGCAAATCCACACTTGGGCTTGGCTGCAATACTAGCTGCTGGCATTGATGGTCTTAGGAGACATCTTTGTCTCCCTGAACCTATTG ATACAAATCCTTCTAGCCTTGAAGGAGAAATACAAAGGTTACCAACTTCACTTTTGGAGTCATTAGAAGCATTAAAGGAAGATGATCTCTTCAAAGAGTTCATTGGAGAAAAGCTATTGGTTGCCATCAAGGGAGTCCGTAAG GCAGAATTTGACTACTACGAGAAGCACAAAGATGCATACAAGCAACTTATACACCGCTATTGA